In Phaenicophaeus curvirostris isolate KB17595 chromosome 14, BPBGC_Pcur_1.0, whole genome shotgun sequence, a single genomic region encodes these proteins:
- the DDX28 gene encoding probable ATP-dependent RNA helicase DDX28: protein MAAALPALRLPRRFAATGAALGEPPPAGVVRVPWALRVRARRRREAREAAPAAPRGGRLLLRSRRPELSQPRWRTVGRWERPALVSAGWKHRKALGDYFQLEPSREAPPALLEAARGPSFAELGLHPALLPGLSRLGAGRPTAVQRLALPALLRGRSALCAAETGSGKTLAYLVPLLHRLLSRPGEEEEEEKEEERAKAARPRGLVVLPSRELAAQAGAVAAALGGPAGLSVRALSGGGAAGGLRRQLRAPGGGPAVLLGTPGALRDALRRRFLALERLRWAVLDEADALMDDESFAAPLEEILAHAPLAAGAPGPAGPAEERTQVVVVGATFPAGLSEALGRFTDVGRFVLLGTQSLHRLPPHVQQKFVRLKGRDKLPELLRLLKERSAADGAVLVFCNTASTVNWLGYILDDHKIKHLRLQGQMAAAARAGIFASFQKGDAAVLVCTDLASRGLDTGSVQLVVNYDFPATLQDYLHRAGRVGRVGSKAAGSVVSFVTHRWDVDLVRKIETAARKKMGLPGMDSSINEPPPKGG from the coding sequence atGGCGGCGGCGCTGCCTGCGCTGCGGCTGCCCCGGCGGTTCGCGGCCACCGGGGCCGCGTTAGGCGAGCCGCCCCCGGCCGGCGTGGTGCGCGTGCCCTGGGCGCTGCGGGTGcgcgcgcggcggcggcgggaggcgcGGGAAGCGGCCCCggcggccccgcggggcgggcggcTGCTGCTGCGGAGCCGGCGCCCGGAGCTGAGCCAGCCCCGGTGGCGGACGGTGGGGCGCTGGGAGCGGCCGGCGCTGGTGTCGGCGGGGTGGAAGCACCGGAAGGCGCTGGGGGATTACTTCCAGCTGGAGCCCTCGCGGGAGGCTCCCCCGGCGCTGCTGGAGGCGGCGCGGGGCCCGTCGTTCGCCGAGCTGGGGCTGCACCCGGCGCTGCTGCCGGGGCTGTCGCGCCTCGGGGCTGGGCGCCCCACGGCCGTGCAGCGCCTCGCCCTGCCCGCCCTGCTGCGCGGCCGCAGCGCCCTCTGCGCCGCCGAGACCGGCAGCGGCAAGACGCTCGCCTACCTGGTGCCGCTGCTGCACCGCCTGCTGAGCCGCCccggcgaggaggaggaggaggagaaggaggaggagagggcgAAGGCGGCGCGGCCCCGCGGGTTGGTGGTGCTGCCGTCGCGGGAGCTGGCGGCGCAGGCGGGCGCGGTGGCGGCGGCGCTgggcggccccgcggggctGTCGGTGCGGGCGCTGTCGGGGGGCGGCGCGGCCGGGGGGCTGCGGAGGCAGCTGCGGGCTCCCGGCGGGGGCCCCGCCGTGCTGCTCGGCACCCCCGGGGCCCTGCGGGACGCGCTGCGCCGCCGCTTCCTGGCGCTCGAGCGGCTGCGCTGGGCGGTGCTGGACGAGGCCGACGCGCTGATGGACGACGAGTCGTTCGCGGCGCCGCTGGAGGAGATCCTGGCGCACGCCCCCCTCGCCGCCGGAGCCCCCGGGCCCGCGGGCCCCGCCGAGGAGAGGACgcaggtggtggtggtgggagccACGTTCCCCGCGGGGCTGAGCGAGGCGCTGGGCAGGTTCACGGACGTGGGCCGCTTCGTCCTGCTCGGCACCCAGAGCCTGCACCGCCTGCCGCCCCACGTCCAGCAGAAGTTTGTGCGCCTCAAGGGCCGCGACAAGCTGCCCGAGCTGCTGCGGCTGCTCAAGGAACGCTCGGCGGCCGATGGAGCCGTCCTCGTCTTCTGCAACACGGCCAGCACCGTCAACTGGCTGGGCTACATCCTGGATGACCATAAAATCAAGCACCTGAGGCTGCAGGGACAGATGGCGGCGGCCGCTAGAGCCGGCATCTTCGCCTCCTTCCAGAAGGGCGACGCGGCCGTCCTCGTCTGCACGGACCTCGCCTCGCGGGGACTGGACACGGGCAGCGTGCAGCTCGTGGTCAACTACGACTTCCCGGCCACCCTGCAGGACTATCTGCACCGCGCGGGGCGCGTGGGACGCGTGGGGAGCAAGGCGGCCGGCAGCGTCGTTAGCTTCGTCACCCATCGGTGGGACGTGGACCTGGTGCGGAAAATAGAGACCGCGGCTCGGAAAAAGATGGGCCTCCCAGGCATGGACTCCTCCATCAACGAGCCTCCACCTAAAGGAGGTTGA